One Chionomys nivalis chromosome 4, mChiNiv1.1, whole genome shotgun sequence genomic region harbors:
- the LOC130873569 gene encoding proline-rich protein 23B-like has translation MLKMPPRSPRVYPVPCWDPQPEDANPAKRRRLQEPACLGSLAQPDLEASARPASKELTSTVVIPTGCAMQLHVEGVDLLLEPEPTSVRRVSLPGHTIILVPEGLQASSQPGQTVFWPAGTQEAPVLDMLQDHHVFALGQGFNGAERYAPCSIWSLKSSTRWHLPSSQLQPLPPSPPPSHQEQTSESPQKPPRPPCKAKRRLF, from the coding sequence ATGCTGAAAATGCCTCCGCGAAGCCCCAGGGTCTACCCGGTGCCCTGCTGGGACCCGCAGCCAGAAGACGCCAACCCTGCCAAGCGCCGCCGCCTCCAGGAGCCTGCCTGCCTGGGGTCGTTGGCACAGCCAGACCTGGAAGCATCCGCCAGGCCTGCCAGCAAAGAGCTCACCTCCACGGTGGTCATTCCCACCGGATGTGCCATGCAACTACACGTGGAAGGCGTCGACCTGCTGCTGGAGCCCGAACCGACCTCGGTCAGGCGAGTGTCGCTACCTGGACACACCATCATACTGGTCCCCGAGGGCCTCCAAGCCTCCTCCCAACCGGGGCAGACTGTGTTCTGGCCCGCCGGCACGCAGGAGGCCCCTGTCCTGGACATGCTCCAGGACCACCACGTCTTTGCCCTAGGCCAGGGATTCAATGGTGCCGAGAGGTATGCTCCTTGCTCCATCTGGAGCCTCAAAAGCAGCACGCGCTGGCATCTGCCCAGCTCGCAACTGCagcctctccctccatctcctcctccaagtCATCAAGAACAAACCTCTGAGAGTCCTCAGAAGCCTCCACGGCCACCGTGCAAGGCCAAGAGGCGCCTCTTCTAA